Proteins encoded in a region of the Mycobacterium branderi genome:
- a CDS encoding gluconate 2-dehydrogenase subunit 3 family protein: MRDIARGKHLPNLRPDGKPLHPSWLPRQRRGKTPQMIGRYPDYDVLSTIESWDEATRKVVLARLEEPGPLRFFDAAAEPTLRAFCDTVLAQDGEPRIPVAEFVDAKLADGRLDGFQYDDMPDDRDTWRLVLAALDETARDAGAESFAAADPEDRESIVGQFADGTLSGGSWDKLNVSRAWSVVMRGALSAFYSHPWAWNEIGFGGPAYPRGFMRLGGVGIREPFETPGATSEDPVETVEQEDIDG; this comes from the coding sequence ATGCGCGATATCGCCAGGGGCAAACACCTGCCCAATCTGCGGCCGGACGGCAAGCCGCTGCACCCGTCGTGGCTGCCGCGCCAGCGTCGCGGCAAGACGCCGCAGATGATCGGCCGCTACCCCGACTACGACGTGCTGTCCACGATCGAGAGCTGGGACGAGGCCACCCGCAAAGTGGTGCTGGCCCGGCTGGAGGAGCCCGGGCCGCTGCGGTTCTTCGACGCCGCGGCCGAGCCGACGCTGCGCGCGTTCTGCGACACCGTGCTCGCTCAGGACGGCGAGCCGCGGATACCGGTGGCAGAGTTCGTCGACGCCAAACTCGCCGACGGCCGACTGGACGGCTTCCAGTACGACGACATGCCCGACGACCGCGACACGTGGCGACTGGTGCTGGCCGCTTTAGACGAGACAGCCCGGGATGCGGGTGCGGAGTCGTTTGCGGCCGCCGACCCCGAGGACCGCGAGTCGATCGTCGGGCAGTTCGCCGACGGCACGCTGTCCGGCGGCAGTTGGGACAAGCTGAACGTCTCCCGCGCGTGGTCGGTGGTGATGCGGGGAGCGCTGTCCGCGTTCTACAGCCACCCGTGGGCGTGGAACGAGATCGGGTTCGGCGGGCCGGCGTATCCGCGCGGCTTCATGCGACTGGGCGGGGTCGGCATCCGCGAGCCGTTCGAAACGCCGGGGGCCACGTCCGAGGACCCGGTCGAGACCGTCGAACAGGAAGACATCGATGGGTGA
- a CDS encoding enoyl-CoA hydratase/isomerase family protein, producing the protein MPVQQPPVNYDEFPSLRIESGDDGVLQVILDAPGLNSVGPQMHRDLAEIWPAIDRDPDVRVVLVRGEGKAFSSGGSFDLIAETMGEFGDRMRIMREARDLVLNMVNFDKPVVSAINGAAVGAGLVVALLADVSVAGRTAKIIDGHTKLGVAAGDHAAICWPLLVGMAKAKYYLLTCEPLSGEEAERIGLVSTCVDDDDVLATATRIAGDLAQGAQTAIRFTKHALNHWYRMFAPAFETSLGLEFLAFSGPDVAEGLAAHREKRPARFSADTRR; encoded by the coding sequence ATGCCAGTACAGCAGCCCCCAGTCAACTACGACGAGTTCCCAAGTCTGCGAATCGAATCCGGTGATGACGGTGTTCTGCAGGTCATCCTCGACGCGCCCGGGCTGAATTCCGTCGGGCCGCAGATGCACCGGGACCTCGCCGAGATCTGGCCGGCCATCGACCGCGACCCCGACGTGCGGGTGGTGCTGGTCCGCGGCGAGGGCAAGGCGTTCTCTTCCGGCGGCAGCTTCGACCTGATCGCCGAAACGATGGGCGAGTTCGGTGATCGGATGCGCATCATGCGCGAGGCCCGCGACCTGGTGCTCAACATGGTCAACTTCGACAAGCCGGTGGTGTCGGCGATCAACGGGGCCGCGGTCGGCGCGGGCCTGGTGGTCGCGCTATTGGCCGACGTGTCGGTGGCCGGGCGCACCGCGAAGATCATCGACGGGCACACCAAGCTCGGGGTGGCCGCCGGCGACCACGCGGCGATCTGCTGGCCGCTGCTGGTCGGCATGGCCAAGGCGAAGTACTACCTGCTGACCTGCGAGCCGCTGTCCGGCGAGGAAGCCGAACGGATCGGCCTGGTCTCGACCTGCGTCGACGACGACGACGTGCTGGCCACCGCCACCCGCATCGCTGGGGATCTCGCCCAGGGCGCCCAGACCGCGATCCGGTTCACCAAGCATGCCCTCAACCACTGGTACCGGATGTTCGCACCGGCCTTCGAAACGTCCCTTGGCCTGGAATTTCTGGCGTTCAGCGGACCCGACGTGGCGGAGGGGCTGGCGGCGCATCGAGAAAAGCGGCCGGCACGGTTCTCGGCCGATACCCGCCGGTAG
- a CDS encoding HRDC domain-containing protein yields MSDPEPDQAESTEPEPTPLLRPADGVPDLSVSATEIKAAAERLAGGRGPFAVDAERASGFRYSNRAYLIQIRRAGAGTVLIDPVSHGGDSLTVLRPVAEVLADGEWILHAADQDLPCLAEVGIRPTALYDTELAGRLAGFDRVNLAAMVQRLLGLGLVKGHGAADWSKRPLPAAWLNYAALDVEVLIDLREAIAAVLADQGKTAWAAEEFEYLRNYVAQPTRRDRWRRTSGIHKVRDQRGLAAVRELWTARDRIAQQRDIAPGRILPDSAIIDAAIADPKTVDDLMALPIFGGRKQRRGAATWLAALQAARENPGQVEDDEQPNGPPVPARWSKRRPEAAARLEAARAALAEVAQRVAVPMENVISPDLVRRLCWDWEGGGSQAVDEFLRAGGARAWQRELVVPVLAAALG; encoded by the coding sequence ATGAGCGATCCTGAGCCCGATCAAGCCGAAAGCACGGAACCCGAACCCACACCGCTGCTTCGTCCCGCCGATGGAGTGCCCGACCTGTCGGTGTCCGCCACCGAGATCAAGGCGGCCGCCGAACGGCTGGCCGGCGGCCGCGGACCGTTCGCGGTCGACGCCGAGCGCGCGTCGGGTTTCCGTTACTCCAACCGCGCCTACCTGATTCAGATCCGGCGGGCCGGCGCCGGCACGGTGCTGATCGATCCGGTCAGTCACGGCGGCGACTCGCTGACCGTGCTGCGGCCCGTCGCCGAGGTGCTCGCCGACGGCGAATGGATCCTGCACGCCGCCGATCAGGACTTGCCGTGCCTGGCCGAAGTCGGCATTCGACCGACCGCGCTGTACGACACCGAATTGGCCGGCCGGCTGGCCGGATTCGACCGGGTCAACCTGGCGGCGATGGTGCAGCGGCTGCTGGGCCTGGGTTTGGTCAAGGGGCACGGCGCGGCCGACTGGTCCAAGCGTCCGCTGCCGGCGGCCTGGCTCAACTACGCCGCACTGGACGTCGAAGTCCTGATCGACCTCCGCGAGGCCATCGCAGCCGTGCTGGCCGACCAAGGCAAAACAGCTTGGGCCGCAGAGGAATTCGAGTACTTACGGAATTACGTCGCGCAACCCACTCGGCGTGACCGGTGGCGGCGCACGTCGGGCATCCACAAGGTGCGTGACCAACGTGGGCTGGCCGCGGTCCGCGAATTGTGGACGGCGCGTGACCGTATCGCCCAGCAACGCGACATCGCGCCCGGCCGGATCCTGCCCGATTCGGCGATCATCGACGCCGCCATCGCCGACCCCAAAACCGTCGACGATCTGATGGCCCTGCCGATATTCGGCGGACGCAAGCAGCGTCGCGGCGCCGCGACCTGGTTGGCGGCGCTGCAGGCGGCCCGGGAGAACCCAGGTCAGGTCGAGGACGACGAGCAGCCGAACGGGCCTCCGGTGCCGGCGCGCTGGTCCAAGCGCAGACCCGAAGCCGCGGCCCGGCTGGAGGCGGCCCGAGCAGCGCTCGCCGAGGTGGCGCAGCGGGTGGCGGTGCCGATGGAGAACGTGATCTCCCCCGACCTGGTGCGACGGCTGTGCTGGGACTGGGAAGGCGGCGGATCCCAGGCGGTCGACGAGTTTCTGCGCGCCGGAGGGGCTCGAGCCTGGCAGCGTGAGTTGGTCGTTCCGGTGCTGGCCGCGGCGTTGGGTTAG
- the hemE gene encoding uroporphyrinogen decarboxylase: protein MSNRRDLPESPYLAAATGRKPHRVPVWFMRQAGRSLPEYRALRAQHSMLAACFDADLICEITLQPVRRHHVDAAILFSDIVVPLRGAGVELDIVPDVGPVIAAPVRTAADVAALKPLERQRVQPVADAVGLLVAALGDVPLIGFAGAPFTLASYLVEGGPSRHHARTKAMMLAEPDSWHALMEKLTDLTIDFLRVQLDAGVDAIQVFDSWAGALSLPDYRQYVQPHSARVFAALAGDALPMTHFGVGTAELLGAMSAAGATVVGVDWRTSLADAAARVQPGTALQGNLDPAVLLAGWPVVQRAARAVVDDGRRAVDAGASGHIFNLGHGVLPDTDPGVLTELVSLVHTL from the coding sequence ATGAGCAACCGTCGCGACCTTCCCGAGTCGCCGTATCTGGCCGCCGCCACGGGCCGCAAACCGCACCGCGTGCCGGTGTGGTTCATGCGGCAGGCCGGCCGTTCCCTGCCCGAATACCGGGCGTTGCGGGCGCAGCACAGCATGCTGGCGGCCTGTTTCGACGCCGACCTGATCTGCGAGATCACCCTGCAGCCGGTGCGCCGCCACCACGTCGACGCGGCGATCCTGTTCTCCGACATCGTGGTCCCGCTGCGGGGCGCCGGGGTCGAGCTGGACATCGTGCCCGACGTCGGGCCGGTGATCGCGGCGCCGGTGCGCACCGCCGCCGACGTCGCGGCATTGAAACCCCTTGAGCGGCAACGTGTTCAGCCGGTAGCCGACGCTGTCGGCCTGCTGGTGGCCGCGCTCGGCGACGTGCCGCTGATCGGCTTCGCGGGCGCGCCGTTCACGCTGGCGTCCTACCTGGTCGAGGGCGGCCCCAGCCGCCACCACGCCCGCACCAAGGCGATGATGTTGGCCGAGCCGGACAGCTGGCATGCGCTGATGGAAAAGCTGACCGACCTCACCATCGACTTTTTGCGGGTGCAGCTCGACGCCGGAGTGGACGCCATCCAGGTGTTCGACTCCTGGGCGGGCGCGCTGTCGCTTCCCGATTACCGGCAGTATGTGCAGCCGCACAGCGCTCGCGTCTTCGCCGCGCTGGCTGGCGACGCCCTGCCGATGACCCACTTCGGGGTCGGCACCGCCGAACTCTTGGGTGCGATGTCGGCGGCCGGTGCGACGGTCGTGGGGGTGGACTGGCGCACGTCGCTGGCCGACGCCGCCGCGCGGGTTCAGCCCGGTACGGCGCTGCAGGGCAACCTCGATCCCGCGGTGCTGCTGGCCGGCTGGCCGGTGGTTCAGCGGGCGGCGCGTGCGGTGGTCGACGACGGGCGTCGCGCGGTCGACGCCGGCGCGTCCGGGCACATCTTCAACCTGGGCCACGGGGTGTTGCCGGACACCGACCCGGGGGTGCTGACCGAGCTGGTGTCGCTGGTGCACACATTGTGA
- a CDS encoding ArsB/NhaD family transporter, with protein MNVVAVTVFVVAYALIAYERIDKTLVALAGAAIVICLPVIRSSDVFFSHTTGIDWDVIFLLLGMMIIVSVLRQTGVFEYVSIWATKRAKGSPLRIMILLVLVTAIGSALLDNVTTVLLIAPVTLLVCDRLAINAAPFLMAEAFASNIGGAATLVGDPPNIIIASRAGLTFNDFLIHVTPLVIIVIGVLVVLLPRLFPGAFAVDAERVAGVMSLEEREAIRDPVLLVKCAVVLVLVFAAFIAHSALGMDPSVVALLGAGVLIVTSGLERSAYLSSVEWDSLLFFAGLFVMVGALVKTGVVDELARSATKVTGGNTLLTTMLILAVSFVFSGVINNVPYAATMAPIVTELAPSMVGHVHSDVLWWALAIGTGFGGNLTAVGASANVVIIGIARRADNPISFWEFTRKGAVVTAASLVLAALYLWVRYFIPS; from the coding sequence ATGAACGTCGTCGCGGTGACGGTGTTCGTGGTTGCCTACGCCCTGATCGCCTACGAGCGCATCGACAAGACCTTGGTGGCGCTGGCGGGCGCCGCGATCGTTATCTGCTTGCCCGTGATCAGGTCTAGCGACGTCTTTTTCTCCCACACCACCGGAATCGACTGGGACGTCATCTTTTTGCTGCTCGGCATGATGATCATTGTCAGCGTGCTGCGACAGACCGGTGTCTTCGAGTACGTCTCGATCTGGGCCACCAAGCGCGCCAAAGGCTCTCCGCTGCGGATCATGATCCTGCTGGTGCTGGTCACTGCGATCGGGTCGGCCCTGCTGGACAACGTCACCACCGTATTGTTGATCGCCCCGGTCACGCTGCTGGTATGCGACCGGCTGGCGATCAACGCGGCGCCGTTTCTGATGGCCGAAGCGTTCGCCTCCAACATCGGCGGCGCGGCGACGTTGGTCGGTGACCCGCCCAACATCATCATTGCGAGCCGAGCCGGCCTGACCTTCAACGACTTTCTGATCCACGTGACGCCGCTCGTGATCATCGTCATCGGCGTCTTGGTCGTACTTCTGCCGCGGTTGTTTCCGGGCGCCTTCGCCGTCGACGCCGAGCGGGTTGCCGGCGTCATGTCGCTGGAGGAGCGGGAGGCCATCCGCGATCCGGTGTTGCTGGTCAAGTGCGCAGTGGTCCTGGTCTTGGTGTTCGCAGCGTTCATCGCGCACTCGGCTTTGGGCATGGATCCTTCCGTGGTGGCGCTGCTGGGCGCCGGCGTACTGATCGTCACGTCCGGATTGGAGCGCTCCGCCTACCTGTCCAGCGTCGAATGGGACTCACTGCTGTTTTTCGCCGGGCTGTTCGTGATGGTCGGCGCCCTGGTCAAGACGGGCGTCGTCGACGAGCTGGCGCGCTCGGCCACGAAGGTGACCGGTGGCAATACGTTGTTGACGACAATGCTGATCCTCGCGGTGTCGTTCGTGTTCAGCGGCGTCATCAACAACGTGCCGTACGCCGCCACGATGGCACCGATCGTCACCGAGCTGGCCCCGTCGATGGTCGGCCACGTCCACTCGGACGTACTGTGGTGGGCCCTGGCCATCGGCACCGGCTTCGGCGGCAACCTCACCGCCGTCGGCGCGAGCGCCAATGTCGTCATCATCGGAATCGCCCGGCGCGCAGACAATCCCATCTCCTTTTGGGAATTCACCCGCAAGGGCGCGGTGGTCACCGCAGCGTCCCTCGTGCTCGCCGCGCTCTACTTGTGGGTGCGTTATTTCATTCCCTCTTGA
- a CDS encoding GMC family oxidoreductase → MGDFWRGILKGAVGPRDNDSRFLLDVHSRDLPGERTMRRYADDEEVDMVIVGAGAGGSVLAQRLARAGWRIVILEAGPFWHPDEDWVSDEAGSHPLYWTQKRIIGGSDPIELGKNNSGRGVGGSMVHYAGYTPRFHPSDFETFTRDRVGADWPISYADLKPHYERLELELPVAGQDWPWGDPHRYPHAPHPVSAAAMKLWEGALALGIEMRVGPVGIVNGVFGNRPHCIYRGYCLQGCKVNAKASPFVTHLPDALAHGVEIRADCMAARVELDEAGNASGVTYFAGDQERFQRAKVVAVAGYSIETPRLLLNSQSPRFPKGLCNNDDQVGRYVMVQGASQTAGRWPEELRMYKAPPPEISSEEFYETDPDRGFARGFSIQTVSPLPIGWAEHVLADGHWGAALREYMRDYNHWATIGVLNELLPHADNRVTLADEADQYGIPVARFDYSLSDNDKANMAYSTKVITNILKAANAQDMLTIQRFAHLIGGARMGSDPETSVVDSDQRTWAVPNLFVADGSVCPTQGAANPALTIMALASRLAERIVRGDIKADASHRLARA, encoded by the coding sequence ATGGGTGACTTCTGGCGGGGGATCCTGAAGGGCGCCGTCGGCCCGCGCGACAACGATTCGCGATTCTTGCTCGACGTGCATTCGCGCGACTTGCCCGGCGAGCGCACCATGCGTCGCTATGCCGACGACGAAGAGGTCGACATGGTGATCGTCGGCGCCGGGGCGGGCGGCTCGGTGCTGGCGCAGCGGCTGGCCCGCGCCGGGTGGCGGATCGTGATCCTGGAGGCTGGGCCGTTCTGGCATCCCGACGAGGACTGGGTGTCCGACGAGGCCGGGTCGCACCCGCTGTACTGGACGCAGAAGCGGATCATCGGCGGCTCGGACCCAATCGAGTTGGGCAAGAACAACTCCGGCCGCGGCGTGGGCGGGTCCATGGTGCACTACGCCGGCTACACACCGCGCTTCCACCCCAGTGATTTCGAGACGTTCACCCGCGACCGCGTCGGCGCCGACTGGCCCATCAGCTACGCCGACCTCAAGCCGCACTACGAACGGCTGGAGCTGGAATTGCCGGTCGCCGGACAGGATTGGCCGTGGGGCGACCCGCACCGCTATCCGCATGCGCCGCATCCTGTTTCGGCCGCGGCGATGAAGCTGTGGGAGGGCGCGCTGGCCCTCGGCATCGAGATGCGGGTGGGCCCGGTCGGAATCGTCAACGGTGTGTTCGGCAACCGTCCGCACTGCATCTACCGCGGCTACTGTCTGCAGGGCTGCAAGGTCAACGCCAAGGCCAGCCCGTTCGTCACGCACCTGCCCGACGCCCTGGCCCACGGAGTCGAGATCCGGGCCGACTGCATGGCGGCACGGGTGGAGCTCGACGAGGCCGGCAATGCCAGCGGCGTCACGTATTTCGCAGGAGATCAAGAGCGGTTCCAGCGCGCCAAAGTGGTTGCGGTTGCGGGTTATTCGATCGAGACACCGCGGCTGCTGCTGAATTCGCAAAGTCCCCGGTTCCCCAAGGGCTTGTGCAACAACGACGACCAGGTGGGCCGCTACGTCATGGTGCAGGGTGCCTCGCAGACCGCGGGCCGCTGGCCTGAGGAGCTGCGTATGTACAAGGCTCCGCCGCCCGAGATCTCCTCGGAAGAGTTCTACGAGACCGACCCGGACCGCGGCTTCGCGCGCGGGTTTTCCATCCAGACCGTGTCGCCGCTGCCGATCGGGTGGGCCGAACATGTGCTGGCGGACGGGCATTGGGGGGCGGCGCTGCGCGAGTACATGCGCGACTACAACCACTGGGCCACCATCGGCGTGCTCAACGAACTGCTGCCGCACGCGGACAACCGCGTCACGCTGGCCGACGAAGCCGATCAATACGGCATCCCGGTCGCCCGGTTCGACTACTCGCTGTCGGACAACGACAAGGCCAACATGGCGTACTCGACGAAGGTGATCACCAACATCCTGAAGGCGGCCAACGCCCAGGACATGCTGACCATCCAGCGCTTCGCGCACCTCATCGGTGGCGCGCGGATGGGCAGCGACCCCGAGACCAGCGTCGTCGACTCCGACCAGCGGACGTGGGCGGTGCCCAACCTGTTCGTCGCCGACGGGTCGGTGTGTCCCACCCAGGGCGCCGCCAACCCGGCGCTGACGATCATGGCGCTGGCGTCGCGGCTGGCGGAACGGATCGTCCGCGGCGACATCAAGGCCGATGCTTCTCACCGTTTGGCGCGTGCGTAA
- a CDS encoding protoporphyrinogen oxidase, producing the protein MVNSYCVVGGGISGLAAAYRLRQAVGDQATITLLDPADRLGGVLRTETLAGQPMDVGAEAFVVRRPEVPALLAELGLADRQLATTGARPLIYSGGRLHPLPERTVAGIPSSPESVAGLVDDATVTRIETEPRRPLSWQPGSDPSVAELVGERFGEQVVTRSVDPLLAGVYAGSAATIGLRSGIPAVAAALDRGAASLTEAVRTTLAAATDGPVFGAVDGGYWVLVDELARRSRPNWVRAAVKRIEPGWVLHDDTGARWRADAVILAVPAPRLAELVGNVAPRTAAAAQRILSASSALVALAVRAAFPEHSGVVVATGEPLHAKAITLSSRKWGRRGESELLRLSFGRCGDDLAESASDDELVAWSRQDLEAVFGVAVEPVEVCVRRWIDAMPQYGPGHADVVAEIRAGLPPGLAVAGSYLDGIGVPACVAAAGRAVSELLKAGVAP; encoded by the coding sequence ATTGTGAACTCGTATTGCGTTGTCGGCGGGGGGATTTCGGGTTTGGCCGCCGCCTACCGGCTGCGGCAGGCGGTCGGTGACCAGGCGACGATCACGCTGCTCGATCCGGCCGATCGGCTCGGCGGCGTGCTGCGCACGGAGACGCTGGCCGGACAGCCGATGGACGTGGGCGCCGAGGCGTTCGTCGTGCGGCGGCCCGAAGTGCCGGCGCTGCTGGCCGAACTCGGTCTGGCCGACCGCCAACTGGCCACCACCGGCGCGCGGCCGCTGATCTACAGCGGCGGCCGGCTGCACCCGTTGCCGGAGCGGACTGTCGCGGGCATCCCGTCGTCGCCGGAGTCGGTGGCTGGGCTCGTCGATGACGCGACGGTCACGCGGATCGAAACCGAGCCTCGGCGCCCTTTGAGCTGGCAGCCCGGCAGCGACCCGTCGGTGGCCGAGCTGGTGGGCGAGCGGTTCGGCGAGCAGGTGGTGACCCGGTCGGTAGATCCGCTGCTGGCCGGTGTCTACGCGGGCTCGGCGGCCACGATCGGCCTGCGCTCGGGGATCCCGGCGGTGGCGGCTGCCCTCGACCGGGGCGCCGCCAGCCTGACCGAGGCCGTGCGCACCACGCTGGCCGCAGCCACGGACGGTCCGGTGTTCGGTGCGGTGGACGGCGGCTACTGGGTGCTGGTCGACGAGCTGGCGCGGCGCTCTCGGCCGAATTGGGTGCGCGCCGCCGTGAAGCGGATCGAACCGGGGTGGGTGTTGCACGACGACACCGGCGCCCGGTGGCGCGCCGACGCTGTGATTCTGGCCGTCCCGGCGCCGCGGCTCGCGGAGCTCGTCGGGAACGTCGCGCCGCGCACCGCGGCCGCCGCCCAGCGGATCCTCAGCGCCTCGTCGGCGCTGGTGGCGCTCGCGGTGCGCGCAGCGTTTCCGGAACACTCCGGAGTAGTGGTCGCCACCGGAGAACCCTTGCACGCCAAGGCGATTACGCTGTCGTCGCGCAAGTGGGGGCGCCGTGGCGAGTCGGAACTGCTGCGGCTGTCGTTCGGCCGGTGCGGCGACGACCTGGCTGAGAGTGCCTCCGACGACGAGCTGGTGGCGTGGTCGCGGCAAGATCTCGAGGCGGTGTTCGGTGTGGCCGTCGAGCCGGTGGAGGTCTGCGTGCGGCGCTGGATCGACGCGATGCCGCAGTACGGGCCGGGCCACGCCGACGTGGTCGCCGAGATCCGCGCCGGGTTGCCGCCCGGCCTGGCGGTGGCGGGCAGCTACCTCGACGGTATCGGTGTGCCGGCGTGCGTCGCCGCGGCCGGTCGAGCCGTCTCCGAGCTGCTCAAAGCTGGCGTGGCACCATAG
- the dxs gene encoding 1-deoxy-D-xylulose-5-phosphate synthase, with translation MLEQIRGPADLQHLSQAELRALAREIREFLIHKVAATGGHLGPNLGVVELTLALHRVFDSPHDPIIFDTGHQAYVHKMLTGRAADFETLRKKGGLSGYPSRAESEHDWVESSHASAALSYADGLAKAFELTGHRNRHVVAVVGDGALTGGMCWEALNNIAAARRPVIIVVNDNGRSYAPTFGGFANHLAMLRLQPSYEHLLERGRTAVRGMPLVGELVYHFMHSVKAGVKDALSPQLLFTDLGLKYVGPVDGHDEHAVETALRSARGFGGPVLVHVATRKGNGYGPAENDEAEQMHSCGVIDPATGLATSVPGPGWTATFSEALIEYGAKRRDVVAITAAMPGPTGLSAFGQRFPDRLFDVGIAEQHALTSAAGLAMGGLHPVVAIYSTFLNRAFDQIMMDVALHKLPVTMVLDRAGITGPDGASHNGMWDLSMLGIVPGIRVAAPRDAARLREELGEALDVNDGPTAIRFPKGDVGQDIPALERRSGVDVLALPADGLNHDVLLVAVGAFATMALAVAERLRNQGIGVTVIDPRWVLPVADAVRDLAATHKLVVTLEDNGVAGGIGSAVSAALRRSEVDVPCRDVGLPQQFFEHASRGEVLAEVGLTEQDVARQITGWVAALGSPVSEAEIREHLD, from the coding sequence ATGCTTGAACAGATCCGCGGGCCCGCCGATCTGCAGCACCTTTCGCAAGCGGAACTGCGCGCTCTAGCTCGCGAAATTCGCGAGTTTCTGATCCACAAGGTCGCCGCCACCGGGGGGCATCTGGGACCCAACCTGGGTGTCGTCGAGCTGACGCTGGCGCTGCACCGGGTGTTCGACTCGCCGCACGACCCGATCATCTTCGACACGGGTCATCAGGCCTACGTGCACAAGATGCTCACCGGCCGCGCCGCCGACTTCGAGACCCTGCGCAAAAAGGGCGGGCTGTCGGGGTATCCGTCCCGCGCCGAAAGCGAGCACGACTGGGTGGAGTCCAGCCATGCCAGCGCGGCCCTGTCGTACGCCGACGGGCTGGCCAAGGCGTTCGAGCTGACCGGGCACCGCAACCGGCACGTGGTCGCGGTGGTCGGCGACGGCGCGCTCACCGGCGGCATGTGCTGGGAAGCGCTGAACAACATCGCCGCGGCGCGGCGCCCGGTGATCATCGTCGTCAACGACAACGGCCGCAGCTACGCCCCGACGTTCGGCGGCTTCGCGAACCACTTGGCCATGCTGCGGCTGCAGCCCAGCTACGAGCATCTGCTGGAGCGGGGCCGTACCGCGGTACGTGGCATGCCGCTGGTCGGCGAGCTGGTCTACCACTTCATGCACAGCGTCAAGGCCGGTGTCAAGGATGCGTTGAGCCCGCAGCTGCTGTTCACCGACCTCGGGCTGAAGTACGTCGGGCCGGTCGACGGCCACGACGAGCACGCCGTGGAGACCGCGCTGCGCAGCGCCCGCGGTTTCGGCGGCCCGGTGCTCGTGCACGTCGCCACCCGCAAGGGCAACGGCTACGGCCCGGCCGAAAACGACGAGGCCGAACAGATGCATTCCTGCGGGGTGATCGACCCCGCGACCGGGCTGGCCACCTCGGTTCCCGGCCCGGGCTGGACGGCGACGTTCTCCGAGGCGCTCATCGAGTACGGCGCCAAGCGCCGCGACGTCGTGGCGATCACCGCGGCCATGCCCGGCCCCACCGGGCTGAGCGCGTTCGGGCAGCGGTTCCCCGACCGGTTGTTCGACGTCGGCATCGCCGAGCAGCACGCGCTGACGTCGGCGGCCGGGCTGGCAATGGGCGGGCTGCACCCGGTGGTGGCGATCTATTCGACGTTCCTCAACCGCGCGTTCGACCAGATCATGATGGACGTGGCGCTGCACAAGCTGCCGGTCACGATGGTGCTCGACCGGGCCGGGATCACCGGGCCCGACGGCGCCAGCCACAACGGCATGTGGGATCTGTCGATGCTGGGCATCGTCCCCGGTATCCGGGTGGCCGCGCCGCGCGACGCCGCCCGGCTACGCGAGGAGCTCGGCGAGGCGCTCGACGTCAACGACGGGCCGACGGCCATCCGCTTCCCGAAAGGCGATGTGGGCCAAGATATTCCGGCGCTCGAACGACGCTCCGGCGTGGATGTGCTTGCGTTGCCGGCTGACGGGCTGAACCATGATGTGCTGCTGGTGGCGGTCGGGGCGTTCGCGACGATGGCGCTGGCGGTGGCCGAAAGGCTGCGCAACCAGGGCATCGGCGTGACGGTGATCGACCCTCGCTGGGTGCTGCCGGTCGCGGATGCGGTCCGCGACCTGGCGGCGACGCACAAGCTGGTTGTCACCCTGGAGGACAACGGCGTTGCCGGCGGCATCGGCTCCGCGGTGTCAGCGGCGTTGCGCCGCAGCGAGGTCGACGTGCCGTGCCGCGACGTCGGTCTGCCCCAACAGTTCTTCGAGCATGCCTCGCGCGGCGAAGTGCTCGCCGAAGTCGGCCTGACCGAGCAGGACGTGGCCCGTCAGATCACCGGATGGGTTGCGGCCCTGGGCAGCCCGGTCAGCGAAGCCGAGATCCGCGAGCACCTGGACTAG